A DNA window from Pedomonas mirosovicensis contains the following coding sequences:
- the ybeY gene encoding rRNA maturation RNase YbeY — translation MLRIETEVEAPAWEEAGLAWDQLAAGAVHAAVGATPFATLDQWPDITVEVALRFVDDETIRELNREYRGKDSATNVLSFPMAEPEELEDPKFLGKEFLLGDIVIAHETTQAEAEAQDKLLAAHVTHLIVHGTLHLLGYDHEIDEEAEAMESLERSILASLGLPDPYANGPIGHD, via the coding sequence ATGTTGAGAATTGAAACTGAGGTGGAGGCTCCGGCCTGGGAAGAGGCCGGGCTTGCCTGGGATCAGCTGGCGGCCGGCGCGGTTCATGCCGCCGTGGGCGCAACCCCCTTCGCCACGCTGGACCAGTGGCCGGACATCACCGTGGAGGTGGCGTTGCGGTTCGTCGACGACGAGACCATCCGCGAGCTGAACCGGGAGTACCGGGGCAAGGACAGCGCCACCAACGTGCTCTCCTTCCCCATGGCCGAGCCGGAGGAGCTTGAGGACCCGAAGTTTCTCGGCAAGGAGTTCCTGCTGGGCGACATCGTGATCGCCCACGAGACCACGCAGGCCGAAGCCGAGGCGCAGGACAAGCTGCTGGCGGCCCACGTCACCCACCTCATTGTTCATGGAACCTTGCATTTGCTAGGCTACGATCATGAGATCGATGAAGAGGCCGAAGCCATGGAATCGCTGGAGCGTTCCATCCTTGCTTCCCTTGGTCTGCCAGACCCCTATGCCAACGGCCCGATAGGCCATGACTGA
- a CDS encoding hemolysin family protein produces MLRNLLSYGELRVDDVAVPRPDIIAFDAAGSFDELARLFAEAGHSRLPVYRESLDAIIGMVHVKDVYQHLVQPSDAGPPRVEQLLRSVLFVPPSMRILDLLARMRASRTHMAIVVDEYGGTDGLVTIEDLVEQIVGEIEDEHDEAEASLLRQLPGGIYEADARLSVTELETELNTDFLPEDDDSDIDTVGGLIFVLAGRVPAIGEVIEHPSGYRFEIVDGEPRRITRVRVHPPADSEAEG; encoded by the coding sequence ATGCTCCGCAACCTGCTGAGCTATGGCGAGTTGCGGGTGGACGACGTGGCGGTGCCGCGCCCGGACATCATCGCCTTCGACGCCGCCGGCAGCTTCGATGAGCTGGCCCGGCTGTTCGCGGAGGCGGGCCATTCGCGCCTGCCGGTCTACCGCGAGAGCCTGGATGCCATCATCGGCATGGTCCACGTCAAGGATGTCTACCAGCATCTGGTCCAGCCATCCGACGCGGGCCCGCCCAGGGTTGAGCAGCTGCTGCGCTCCGTGCTGTTCGTGCCGCCCTCCATGCGGATTCTCGATCTTCTGGCCCGCATGCGCGCCAGCCGCACCCACATGGCCATCGTGGTTGATGAATATGGCGGCACCGATGGCTTGGTGACCATCGAGGACCTCGTCGAGCAGATCGTCGGCGAGATCGAGGATGAGCACGACGAGGCCGAGGCCAGCCTGCTGCGCCAGCTGCCCGGCGGCATCTATGAGGCCGATGCCCGGCTGTCCGTGACCGAGCTGGAGACCGAGCTGAACACCGACTTCCTGCCGGAAGACGACGACAGCGACATCGACACCGTGGGCGGGCTCATCTTCGTGCTGGCCGGGCGGGTGCCCGCCATCGGCGAGGTGATCGAGCACCCCTCCGGCTATCGGTTCGAGATCGTGGACGGCGAGCCCCGGCGCATCACCCGGGTGCGCGTTCATCCGCCCGCCGACTCTGAGGCGGAGGGCTGA